In the Diachasmimorpha longicaudata isolate KC_UGA_2023 chromosome 1, iyDiaLong2, whole genome shotgun sequence genome, one interval contains:
- the LOC135166462 gene encoding F-box only protein 33 isoform X1, with translation MTHDGTNCWDSLPSVIMLEIYSYLKHKDRINASGVCKNWRQALFHPSFWKDITFVYESCMSISWSRHLAECFALSVQNATIRCQTLHWSDQLESLLWNLRDNRNLKKLIIEPTSSSFEGSANCNDTSKRTDRIYKSLLKIIATAKQLKALSLGCNEDLSVRLEELIDTLILHHGKHLTHLGLASVKEDPENYEYVSLHPIVFSQFESLVVLTLDYEHLSDTLLESLTSGNLERLVVHVHNWRDDQPSTSNVSWQRFVHNNKRCGLRLNLLHAYIGVTVLDSAILRPAMPLTHVKVLFCESVNLAALFNLSAWYSSSLKSFVWIDSINEDEMWPLTDDRADALVLMAWRCPNLLEMVYIGHKYYQENLLAIARLRGDVLQRFEFSESSIIIEDEFEFEKTKSEIRKIMGANWKPITDAELTPVLIDALSGDSRDVIMPLVLRDAK, from the exons ATGACACACGATGGTACGAATTGCTGGGACAGTCTACCCAGTGTTATTATGCTTGAAATATATTCGTATCTCAAACACAAAGACAGAATTAATGCCTCTGGT GTTTGTAAAAATTGGCGACAGGCACTCTTCCACCCGAGCTTCTGGAAGGATATCACTTTTGTTTATGAGAGCTGTATGAGTATATCGTGGTCAAg ACACTTAGCGGAGTGTTTCGCACTGAGTGTTCAGAACGCCACCATCAGATGCCAAACACTGCACTGGAGTGACCAACTGGAGTCCCTACTCTGGAACTTACGAGACAACCGTAACCTGAAGAAACTAATAATCGAACCGACATCCTCAAGCTTTGAGGGAAGTGCTAATTGCAATGACACCTCCAAACGTACCGACAGAATTTACAAATCCCTCCTGAAAATAATCGCCACAGCAAAGCAACTGAAAGCGCTGAGCTTAGGCTGCAACGAGGACCTTTCCGTTCGCTTAGAAGAGCTCATCGACACTCTGATCCTCCACCACGGTAAGCACCTGACACACCTGGGTCTAGCCTCCGTGAAGGAGGATCCAGAGAACTACGAGTACGTTTCACTGCATCCAATAGTCTTTAGCCAATTCGAGAGCCTGGTAGTACTCACGTTGGACTACGAGCACCTAAGCGACACTCTCTTGGAGTCCCTGACATCTGGAAACCTCGAGAGACTAGTCGTGCACGTCCACAATTGGCGAGATGATCAGCCTAGCACCTCTAACGTCTCCTGGCAGCGTTTCGTACACAACAACAAACGCTGCGGACTTCGGCTAAACCTTCTTCACGCATACATCGGCGTCACAGTTCTCGACTCCGCAATTCTCCGCCCTGCAATGCCACTAACTCACGTGAAAGTCCTCTTCTGCGAGTCTGTGAATCTTGCAGCCCTCTTCAACCTCTCCGCGTGGTATTCCTCAAGCTTGAAATCTTTCGTGTGGATTGATTCAATTAACGAGGACGAGATGTGGCCGCTCACAGACGATCGCGCTGACGCCCTTGTCCTCATGGCCTGGAGGTGTCCTAACCTCCTTGAAATGGTCTACATTGGCCACAAGTATTACCAGGAGAACCTCCTAGCTATTGCAAGATTGAGAGGAGATGTCCTTCAACGATTCGAATTTTCGGAGAGCAGTATCATCATCGAGGATGAGTTCGAGTTTGAAAAGACGAAGAGTGAGATTAGAAAGATCATGGGAGCTAATTGGAAGCCCATTACCGATGCTGAATTGACACCTGTGCTGATTGATGCACTCTCTGGCGACAGCAGGGACGTTATCATGCCTCTGGTCCTGAGAGATGCTAAATAA
- the LOC135168578 gene encoding uncharacterized protein LOC135168578 gives MTRMGYHGCSHTMFIFIITLAFFVTTRISVCSDIEDGDAGNTSANAIVNNQTKSNNGTTDVEKGKIINVSDKENGKGVQTHGEQEKAGQENNITMDPTVIPLAHIPSLNPGALKRAFYVFAGLSIIVLAYLMIRSFGFKKNPAQMVRKYGVLAHKQDIEMRPLPLDEDDEDDTTVFDISGLSPQRSQHQVS, from the exons atgacGAGAATGGGATATCATGGTTGCTCTCATAcgatgtttatttttattattacccTGGCATTTTTTGTCACAACGAGAATATCGGTCTGTAGTGACATTGAAGATGGTGATGCCGGTAACACAAGTGCTAATGCCATCGTGAATAACCAGACAAAATCGAACAATGGCACTACCGATGTAGAAAAGGGGAAGATAATAAATGTCAGTGATaaggaaaatggaaaaggAGTTCAAACTCACGGAGAACAAGAGAAAGCCGGACAAGAGAATAATATCACGATGGATCCAACTGTG ATTCCATTGGCTCACATTCCATCATTGAACCCAGGAGCTCTGAAACGAGCTTTCTatgttttcgccggcctcagTATCATCGTCTTGGCTTATCTGATGATTCGGAGTTTTGG ATTCAAGAAAAACCCAGCACAAATGGTACGTAAGTACGGTGTTCTTGCGCACAAACAAGACATTGAAATGCGCCCACTGCCACTGGACGAAGACGATGAAGACGACACGACAGTCTTTGATATCAGTGGTTTGTCCCCTCAGAGATCGCAACATCAAgtgtcataa
- the LOC135166462 gene encoding F-box only protein 33 isoform X2 produces the protein MSRVCKNWRQALFHPSFWKDITFVYESCMSISWSRHLAECFALSVQNATIRCQTLHWSDQLESLLWNLRDNRNLKKLIIEPTSSSFEGSANCNDTSKRTDRIYKSLLKIIATAKQLKALSLGCNEDLSVRLEELIDTLILHHGKHLTHLGLASVKEDPENYEYVSLHPIVFSQFESLVVLTLDYEHLSDTLLESLTSGNLERLVVHVHNWRDDQPSTSNVSWQRFVHNNKRCGLRLNLLHAYIGVTVLDSAILRPAMPLTHVKVLFCESVNLAALFNLSAWYSSSLKSFVWIDSINEDEMWPLTDDRADALVLMAWRCPNLLEMVYIGHKYYQENLLAIARLRGDVLQRFEFSESSIIIEDEFEFEKTKSEIRKIMGANWKPITDAELTPVLIDALSGDSRDVIMPLVLRDAK, from the exons ATGTCAAGG GTTTGTAAAAATTGGCGACAGGCACTCTTCCACCCGAGCTTCTGGAAGGATATCACTTTTGTTTATGAGAGCTGTATGAGTATATCGTGGTCAAg ACACTTAGCGGAGTGTTTCGCACTGAGTGTTCAGAACGCCACCATCAGATGCCAAACACTGCACTGGAGTGACCAACTGGAGTCCCTACTCTGGAACTTACGAGACAACCGTAACCTGAAGAAACTAATAATCGAACCGACATCCTCAAGCTTTGAGGGAAGTGCTAATTGCAATGACACCTCCAAACGTACCGACAGAATTTACAAATCCCTCCTGAAAATAATCGCCACAGCAAAGCAACTGAAAGCGCTGAGCTTAGGCTGCAACGAGGACCTTTCCGTTCGCTTAGAAGAGCTCATCGACACTCTGATCCTCCACCACGGTAAGCACCTGACACACCTGGGTCTAGCCTCCGTGAAGGAGGATCCAGAGAACTACGAGTACGTTTCACTGCATCCAATAGTCTTTAGCCAATTCGAGAGCCTGGTAGTACTCACGTTGGACTACGAGCACCTAAGCGACACTCTCTTGGAGTCCCTGACATCTGGAAACCTCGAGAGACTAGTCGTGCACGTCCACAATTGGCGAGATGATCAGCCTAGCACCTCTAACGTCTCCTGGCAGCGTTTCGTACACAACAACAAACGCTGCGGACTTCGGCTAAACCTTCTTCACGCATACATCGGCGTCACAGTTCTCGACTCCGCAATTCTCCGCCCTGCAATGCCACTAACTCACGTGAAAGTCCTCTTCTGCGAGTCTGTGAATCTTGCAGCCCTCTTCAACCTCTCCGCGTGGTATTCCTCAAGCTTGAAATCTTTCGTGTGGATTGATTCAATTAACGAGGACGAGATGTGGCCGCTCACAGACGATCGCGCTGACGCCCTTGTCCTCATGGCCTGGAGGTGTCCTAACCTCCTTGAAATGGTCTACATTGGCCACAAGTATTACCAGGAGAACCTCCTAGCTATTGCAAGATTGAGAGGAGATGTCCTTCAACGATTCGAATTTTCGGAGAGCAGTATCATCATCGAGGATGAGTTCGAGTTTGAAAAGACGAAGAGTGAGATTAGAAAGATCATGGGAGCTAATTGGAAGCCCATTACCGATGCTGAATTGACACCTGTGCTGATTGATGCACTCTCTGGCGACAGCAGGGACGTTATCATGCCTCTGGTCCTGAGAGATGCTAAATAA